The stretch of DNA ATGGTCGTCGTGACGCACGAGATGGACTTTGCCCGTCACGTGTCCAGCCACGTTATCTTCCTGCATCAGGGCCGTATTGAAGAAGAAGGCCCGCCGGCCGAGCTGTTCGGCAGTCCGAAAAGCGCTCGCCTGCAGCAGTTCCTTTCCGGATCGCTGAAGTAATCCCTCACCCTAACCCTCTCCCAGAGGGAGAGGGGATTTAATGGTTTCCCCCTTCCCAGAGGGAGAGGGGATTTAATGGTTTCCCCCTTCCCAGAGGGAGAGGGGATTTAATGGTTACCCCCTTCCCAAAGGGAGAGGGGATTTAATGGTTACCCCCTTCCCGGAGGGAGAGGGCATTTATAATTTCCCCCCTCTCCCTCCGGGAGAGGGTCGGGGTGAGGGTGAAGAATGCATCACTCCTCGCCCAACAACCTCACCGCCGTACTCTCATCCGTCACCAGGCCTGACATCCAATGGCCGGTCAATGCCGCCTTGATGGCAGCAAACTTACGCTCTCCGCCGGAAAAAGCGATGATCTTACGCGGGTTGTCGCTTTGCAGCGGCACGCTGGTCAGCAGGGCATCCAGCTCGCTGTAGACGCGCTGGCCGTCGTGGTTAAAGAAATGCCCCAGCATTTCACCGGCAACGCCCTGGCCGTGCAGCATGTTGACCTGCTCATCGGTAATAAATCCTTCGGCATTCAGCGGGCAGCCGATGTCCACCTCGCCAACGCCGAGAAACGCGACGTTGGCCGCCAGCGCCCGGTCGGTCACGCGCTGGTACACTTTGTGGCGACACCACATGTCGCGGTCTTCTTCGCTATCGGCATACAGCGGGGCGGGGATGAAAAAGTATTTACCCTGCATTTTCTCCGCCATTTTGAGCGGCATGTCATAGCGCGTCCCCGAGTCATCACGCGCAATCGCCCCAATCATCGACACGCAGTGGTGCTGCGGGCGTTCGACCCACGGCAGGACGTCGATGATTGAGCGCAGCGTTTTGCCGGAGCCAATGCCGAAGACCTGCGGCTGCTCGTCGGCGATAAACTGCGACATCACTTCGGCACCTTCCACCGCCAGCATCTGCTGGATGGCCTCATCGTCCAGCCCTTCCGAGGGCACCACGCGGCAGATTTCCAGACCGAAACGTTCCCGGACCCGCTGCGCCAGCTTCAGGCAGCGGGCAACCGGATGGGCGATTTTCACCGTCACCATACCCTGCTCGCGTGCGGAAGAAACCAGCCGCTGGGCGACCTGGCGAGAAATCCCCAGCTCACGGGCGATATCCTGCTGCGTCATGCCCGCCACGTAATACATCCAGGCGACGCGCGCGGCTTGTTCTTGTTTTTTCTCTTCTCTGCTCATGGCGGCACCTTATGGCTCTATTGCAGCGCATTCTACCCCGCGCGTGCTTCGTTGGTAATTGGGCAAAAGTCATTTTTATGGGCAAATGTTATCGATGTGAGTTTGATCTCAGAAAGTCGGGGCTGGCCGCAACTAGACTATAACAAACGGGCAAATGCCCTTAAAAATGACAAATGCTTAATTTGAGGTGAATCATGACGACGAAATCGGTATGGATGCATATTGGCGCAGGTTCTTTCCACCGTGCCCATCAGGCGTGGTATCTCAATCAGCTGATCAAGCAGGGCGATGACGGCTGGAGTATTTCGCTGGGCAACATCCGGAATGATGCCGGCGACCTACTGAGCCAGCTGGCGGCGCAGCACGGCGAATATGTGCTGGAAACTGTTACCCCGGAAGGCGAGCGTGCCTACGAAAAGATCTCTTCTATCCGCAAAGTACTGCCGTGGGATAAAGAGATTACTGCCCTGGTTGAAGAGGGCGCCAAAGCGTCGACCCGCGTGATTGCCTTCACCGTGACCGAAGCCGGGTACTACCTCACCCCGCAGCATGAGCTGGACGTTAATCAGGCGGATGTCAAAGCCGATCTCGCCGGAGGCATTACTACGCTGTACGGCGCGCTGAGCCGCATTTTGCATCATCGTATGAGCCACGGCGGCGAGCCGGTAACGCTGCTTAACTGCGATAACCTGCGCCACAACGGCGAACGCTTCCGCCACGGTTTCCTGTCGTTCCTGAAGATGAAGGGCGATCGCGCACTGTTCGACTGGGTGACCACCCATACCGTTTCGCCTAACACCATGGTTGACCGCATTACGCCGCGTCCTACGGCGGATATTGCCCCGCGGGTGAAAGCGGCTACCGGGTTCGACGACAAAGTGCCGGTGATGGGAGAGTCCTTTATCCAGTGGGTTATTGAGGATGATTTTATTAACGGCCGTCCGGCGTTAGAGAACGTTGGTGTCGAAATGGTGAAATCCGTGCTGCCGTATGAAGAGGCAAAAATCCGCATTCTGAACGCCAGCCACAGCTGCATTGCCTGGGCCGGCACGCTTACCGGCCTTAGCTACATCGATGAAAGCACCGTGCAGCAGCCGATTAAACAGATGGCGTGGGACTACGTCACGGAGGATGTCATTCCTTCGCTGTCGCCCAGCCCGCTGGATCTGGCCGGGTATCGTGACGTTGTGCTGGCCCGCTTTAGCAATCCGTATATCAAAGATACCAACCAGCGCGTGGCGGCCGACGGCCTGTCCAAGATCCCCGGTTTTATCACGCCAACGTTGATTGAGTGCTACCAGCGAGGTGAGGAACCTGCGGCAACGGCGGTTCTGCCCGCGCTGTTCTTCCTGTTCCTGCAGCGTTGGGCCCAGGGCCAGCTGCCTTACCAGTACCAGGACGGCGTCATGCAGGACGACGCTATTCGCGCCTTATTCACTTCTCCTGAGCCGCTCAAGGCCTTTGTCAGCGATGAAACCTTGTTTGCCGAACTCGCCCATTCCTCAGCTTTCCATGAGCTGATGGCGCGAACGGTCGCCCGGCTGGAAGCGTGGATCGCCTCTGTGCAGCAGCCGCTGGCGACAGCTTAAGGAGGCGCTATGTATCTCGGAATCGATATCGGCACGTCTGAACTAAAGGCTTTGCTCATCGACGGGCAGGGCGAAATCCTGGGCTCTGCTCACGCGGCGCTAACCGTTCAGCGCCCGCATCCGCACTGGGCTGAACAGGATCCTGAAGCCTGGTGGCAGGCGACGCAGCAGGTGGTTTCTACTCTGCGCCAGCAAATACCAGATGCCTGGGCGCAGATCCGCGCTATTGGCCTGTCCGGGCAGATGCACGGCGCGGTGCTGCTGGACGGCCAGGGAGAAGTGCTGCGCCCCTGCATTCTGTGGAACGACACGCGTAGCGCAGAAGAATGCGCTCGACTCACCGAAGAACATCCGCAATTTCTGACCATCAGCGGCAACCTGGTGATGCCCGGCTTTACCGCCCCGAAGCTTCGCTGGGTGGCGGAGCATGAACCGGAAATCTTTTCCCGCGTGGATAAGGTGCTGCTGCCGAAAGATTACCTGCGCTGGCGGCTGAGCGGTGAGTTTGTCTCTGACCCGTCAGACGCCGCCGGAACGCTGTGGCTGGACGTGGCAAAGCGCGACTGGTCAGACAAACTGCTGGCGGCTACCGGGCTAACCCGCAGCCAGATGCCGAGGCTGGTGGAGGGCAGCGAAGTTAGCGCTGTTTTACGTTCAGCTCTGGCGACCGAGTGGGGGCTTAGCTCCGGCGTTAAAATCGCCGGCGGCGGGGGCGATAACGCTACCTCGGCAGTAGGCGTTGGCGCGGTGAATAACGGCGACGCGTTTATTTCGCTCGGCACGTCCGGCGTTATCTTCGTGGTTAACGACGAGCTGCAAACCCGGCCTGAGTCCGGCGTGCATGCCTTTTGCCACGCTTTACCCCAGCGCTGGCACCAGATGAGCGTGATGCTCAGCGCCGCCAGCTGTCTGCGCTGGGTGTGCAATTTGCTGTCGGTCACTGAAAGCCAGCTCATGGAGGAGATGGCCGGGCTGAGCGACGAGCAGAAAAAGCATGCGCCTGTTTTCCTGCCCTATCTGTCAGGGGAGCGCACGCCGCACAACGATGCTCACGCCATGGGGAGTTTCTTTGCGCTAAACCATGAAACCAGCCGTGCCTTGCTGGGGTATTCGGTGATTGAGGGCGTGACCTTTGGCCTGGCGGACGGCATGGCGGTGCTGGAGACGTCCCGCAGCCAGATTACCCAATGCAGCCTGACCGGCGGAGGGGCGCGCAGCGCTATCTGGGCGCAGCTGATTGCCGACGTGCTGGATGTGCCGATTGTGACGCATCCGGCCAGCTCTTCCGGCGCGCTCGGCGCAGCTCGTCTTGGCTGGCTGGCCGATGGTGGGGTGGAAGAGGTGGTTTGCCGCAAGCCTCCCGTTCAGTTGCGCTTCACGCCGCGCAAAGCCTTGCAGACTGTGCTGCAGCAGCGTTTGTCCGTGTTCCACCTGCTTTACCAACAACAAAAAGCCGCTCGTAAGCTGCTGCCCTGACCGCCCTCCCGGCGGCCTTTCCGCTGCCGGGAACCCTGTATCCGAGAACGAGGAAGAGTGTTATGCAATCTAAACACTACTGGTTTGGTTTACCTAAACATCTGCTGTGGGGATTTATCGCCATCGCTATT from Cedecea neteri encodes:
- a CDS encoding sugar-binding transcriptional regulator — its product is MSREEKKQEQAARVAWMYYVAGMTQQDIARELGISRQVAQRLVSSAREQGMVTVKIAHPVARCLKLAQRVRERFGLEICRVVPSEGLDDEAIQQMLAVEGAEVMSQFIADEQPQVFGIGSGKTLRSIIDVLPWVERPQHHCVSMIGAIARDDSGTRYDMPLKMAEKMQGKYFFIPAPLYADSEEDRDMWCRHKVYQRVTDRALAANVAFLGVGEVDIGCPLNAEGFITDEQVNMLHGQGVAGEMLGHFFNHDGQRVYSELDALLTSVPLQSDNPRKIIAFSGGERKFAAIKAALTGHWMSGLVTDESTAVRLLGEE
- the dalD gene encoding D-arabinitol 4-dehydrogenase, which produces MTTKSVWMHIGAGSFHRAHQAWYLNQLIKQGDDGWSISLGNIRNDAGDLLSQLAAQHGEYVLETVTPEGERAYEKISSIRKVLPWDKEITALVEEGAKASTRVIAFTVTEAGYYLTPQHELDVNQADVKADLAGGITTLYGALSRILHHRMSHGGEPVTLLNCDNLRHNGERFRHGFLSFLKMKGDRALFDWVTTHTVSPNTMVDRITPRPTADIAPRVKAATGFDDKVPVMGESFIQWVIEDDFINGRPALENVGVEMVKSVLPYEEAKIRILNASHSCIAWAGTLTGLSYIDESTVQQPIKQMAWDYVTEDVIPSLSPSPLDLAGYRDVVLARFSNPYIKDTNQRVAADGLSKIPGFITPTLIECYQRGEEPAATAVLPALFFLFLQRWAQGQLPYQYQDGVMQDDAIRALFTSPEPLKAFVSDETLFAELAHSSAFHELMARTVARLEAWIASVQQPLATA
- the xylB gene encoding xylulokinase, which encodes MYLGIDIGTSELKALLIDGQGEILGSAHAALTVQRPHPHWAEQDPEAWWQATQQVVSTLRQQIPDAWAQIRAIGLSGQMHGAVLLDGQGEVLRPCILWNDTRSAEECARLTEEHPQFLTISGNLVMPGFTAPKLRWVAEHEPEIFSRVDKVLLPKDYLRWRLSGEFVSDPSDAAGTLWLDVAKRDWSDKLLAATGLTRSQMPRLVEGSEVSAVLRSALATEWGLSSGVKIAGGGGDNATSAVGVGAVNNGDAFISLGTSGVIFVVNDELQTRPESGVHAFCHALPQRWHQMSVMLSAASCLRWVCNLLSVTESQLMEEMAGLSDEQKKHAPVFLPYLSGERTPHNDAHAMGSFFALNHETSRALLGYSVIEGVTFGLADGMAVLETSRSQITQCSLTGGGARSAIWAQLIADVLDVPIVTHPASSSGALGAARLGWLADGGVEEVVCRKPPVQLRFTPRKALQTVLQQRLSVFHLLYQQQKAARKLLP